A segment of the Gemmatimonadota bacterium genome:
TAATGACGTAGGCCATCGCCCGCTGGTCCTCAGCGGAGTCCGCCTCGTTGATGCCGAGTCGCGGACCCAGATCCAGCAGCAGGCGCGGCGTCTCCCCTTCAGCGTGCACGCGCCCCGCCACCTGGATCACGTAACTCTCCGGCTGGAAGGTGTAGCTGACCTCGAGGGAGAGATCCGATTCCGGGTCCTGGAAGGCGAACCGGACCGTGCGCTCGCGGCGGCCGGGCTCGAGCCTCGCCTGGGCTTGCGGCTCCCCCTGGAACGCCAGGCGCGAGAGGTCGACGAGCCGCGGGCCGACCTGAACCCGGTAGCCCAGTAGCGCGGGCGCTTCCGGCGGCACGAGCTGGACCGGCCCGTCTCGAGTGAAGGAGGCGAACTGCAGCAGCTCCGCGGAAACCAGCGCCGCGCCCCGCGTGGAAAGGCCGAAGCGGTACAAACGTGATTCCACGACCACCGTATCGGCCGGCGCCAACGTCTCCGGGACCTGGGCGGCCGCGCCGGCCGGCCCCGCGCGCTCTGGCCGGGGGGTGTCTGCGCGCGCGGCCGCCGGAGGCTCGGCCCGCGGCCCCGTGTCCGCGGGCACGGGCGCCTCGCCGGGCGGCGTCGGCGGACGCTGCGGCGCCGGTGGGAACAGCAGGTTCGTAATGATCACGACGGCGATCGTCAGGACGATCGCCAGCAGAAAGCGAGTGCTGTCCATCAGCCCTGTTTAGTGGCCAGTCACCGAAATTCCCGTGGCATTCCACTGCGCCTGCATCCCCAGCCGCTGCCGCGAGGCCGGGCGAACTCTGCCGCCACCAGCTTATTTAATGGTCGAGTTCACCAGTAGGGCGCGCACCGGGCGCCGAATTTGGGATTCGACCACTCAGGGTACCGGATCGTAACCTTTCCCGCCCAGCGGCCGGCACCGGAGCAGCCGCCGTGCGGCCAGCCAGCCGCCGCGTAGCGCGCCATAGCGCCGCACCGCCTCCTCCGCGTACGCCGAACAGCTCGGAGTGAAACGGCACGCAGGTCGCAGCGCCGGCGAGACCGCGGCGCGGTAGAACCGGATCAGGGCCAGGAGGGCCTGCGCGGCCATCGTCGCTCCCACCAATCCACGAGCTCGGTGCGCAGCTCGGCAAACGGCGCGCCGTAGGCCTCCGCCCTGGCACGCACCAGAACGTCTTGCCGCAAGCCGGCATCGCGCAGCGAGGGGAGGAGCACTTGCCGCAGGATCTCCCGGATCCGCCGCTTCAGGCGGTTCCGCTGCACGGCAGAATGCCGGTGCCGCGGCACCACCACTCCCACCCGCGGATG
Coding sequences within it:
- the yidD gene encoding membrane protein insertion efficiency factor YidD, coding for MAAQALLALIRFYRAAVSPALRPACRFTPSCSAYAEEAVRRYGALRGGWLAARRLLRCRPLGGKGYDPVP
- the rnpA gene encoding ribonuclease P protein component; this translates as MAVQRGRGRKRLPCEARIRKSGEIRALFQRGKKSRTAHLDVFDSPSPAVHPRVGVVVPRHRHSAVQRNRLKRRIREILRQVLLPSLRDAGLRQDVLVRARAEAYGAPFAELRTELVDWWERRWPRRPSWP